ACTAGGCTTTTGCAAGCTTTCAATACATCTGGGGCACCCATGGGCGGGGTAACGTGCAGAAACTCATACTGCAAATATGCATGAACCGGAGGTATAATGGATTGGTACATGGTACATTAGTCCTACCGTTACCGTTGCTAGCGGTCACCTGACCTACTTACTTTAACGGTAAATTGTTCCTCTGGTTTGTCTAGGTTTTCGAACACCGCTTCGTTGATAGTTGGCTTGACTTCAACCAAATTCGTACGCAGATTCACATTTATATCACGCTTCTTCACTATTTCCCACAGGGCATCAGCGTAATGCTTCACACCAAACAATACCGGCAGGGCGGTGTTGTACTGCAATTGCGCATTTTTACGCTTATTGGACTAAAAATATGGAATTGACATAAAAACACGTGGAGTAGctttttaaacaaaagaaCTGAATTACCTTGCGGAAGTAGTGTTCCGCGATGTAGAGTATTTTTTGTGGAGCCCCTGGACACTTCACGGGGCTGTTTGGGAAGGTGAACACTGCGTTGCCAcctttgaaattttgtaatGCTTGGAAAGTACGGTCAACATATTTTGGCGAATAATTGGAGCAAACGTTTCCATTTGGAACCGAAAGGGCTTCCACCAACCCAGGAATTTTATCGTAGTTCAGTTGCAATCCGACGGCAACAAGCAGGTATTCATATTCGATTTTGTCTCCGTTACTTGTATGAACGGTGTTGTGTTCGGGTTCGAATTTTATGGCCGAATCCTTAATCCAAGTGGCTAGTGCGGGTAAAACAGTTTTCATGGGACGGTAGCTATCCTCTAGCTTTTTAATTCCTCCGCCAATTAAAGTAAACATCGGTTGATAATAATGTTTCTGAGAATGATGGAAAAGAGAAtgaatttaatgaatttaatttccagCTTGACGgcttttgccgtattatcaagaGAATGaatttatcattaaaatatttgcttcgAATCACCGGCTAGATATTTCCTAACGGTTTGGGATTGGTTTGTAAAAATGAAAGCTCATCATAGTTTACTGTATTAATTAGCAGTAGTTATGCAACGATGACGCGTCCAAATTTGAAGACAGATTTTAGCCACCGATCTACCTAGCTATatgcataaaaaaaccaaaacaatgaGGAGTTCAATTTATTAAAAGGACGATAAGCTACGCAATGTGTCGAGTATTATGAATCTGATTGTTGCCAACGGAAACAAGTGTGCGTTTGAAAGGTGTAGGGcagaaaatgcaatcaaagTTAAGTAATACTGAACAGGATGCcgataaagtttgttttttttcttgaataaaCCAATTAATTTCTATTTGATACGATTAAGGCCTCTTCTGATGTTGCTCTTTATCGCGAATTCAGTGTTAAAGATAACAACCCATGTTTGTAGTACCCGGTGCAACTTACATCAGCCGGCTCTAGTACGATTACTTTTCCTTCGCCCAATTTGTTGGATGCTTTGGCCGCAACGGAACATCCTCCtgaaccaccaccaaccactaACAACTTGCATctgaaatacataaaaaatacaaacaatacacGCCTAGGGACTAGCCAAACAACCTGTTGCATTGGTGGTTTTTCATTCTCTCAACTTACTTgtgattttcattcaaaaaattGCTTGTCGAGATACCTCGCATAGCAATAGTAAGCGATTTTGTTCTAGCCGAATAACACAATATTTTCATCATCTTGAATGAAATAACGTTCTTTTCTTGCTGCTACACGAATCCAAAGCCCGAATACGAAAATTAACACCGAATTTGTAGGCCGTTAAAGTATGATTTGCAGGGCACGTATGTCCCCCTTAGTCGGTTTTTGTTGGTAGTAAAAATTTGGATTTGGATGACCAATTGTGATTATCTGCTTTCGAACACAAAACACCAGCACAACGTATGGAATTCGATTACGATCGCATCGCAAACATaaaaagtgatgttttttagcttttttgcCGCTTCGTCATAAACAATGAGTTGACATTTGTAAACTTGGTTTATAGCATACGGTTGTAAGCTATAATTTTTCTCGATTTGCTACAGTTTAAATTGATCGTTACTAAACTGCAATTTAATTTGAACATACTAAGGCCATATCGTAGTAAAGCTGTGGAGCTTTGGACTTGCTTGATCTGAAAAATTGTATTTGACtatgtgttgtgtgtattgCTCGggttgtgaagaaaaaaatagtactGAATATAAGGGGACACTCAGAATCGAGAAAAGCTAATtatgttgtaatatttatgaTACCTTATACTACCAACAACAACTACCTTATACATTCATTGACATACAAATAACAATGAATTCAAACCAATTGTGTGTAGAATTTCTACcgaaaaatgcaaatcaatAGGTACCAATTTGAACAACTTTGCgttgaaaatatgtttatatgAACATGTCCTTTTTAACATGGCACCGAATTTGCTTATTAAACTATAATCTTAATTTGCcgatatttcatttatttatttaatgatGACAGCATGAACCTAATATTGCCGATACattgagttgaattttttattagattttaaaattgaattttaattcattctCCGAGGATGCTAACAGCATAACCTCTTACTAGAAAAGTCAGATTACACATTTATCTATATGTTCTCATTACTTTTTGAACAGTCTTGTGGTGCATTGCATGTTCAATATACGCCGCTGCCAGTTTATCACGCTTGGAGGAGACGGATTTTACTGATCCTCGTCAAGAAAAAGTTATCAGCAATGTCTGGATTGTCATCAGAAGTCTTAAGAATATGAAAGCTCCTGGGTTTGACAGGATCTTTAACATCCTCCTGAAGCATCTGTAGGTCAAGGCCCTCTGTCTGACCACGAATTTATTCAAAAGATGGCTTGAGGGGCGGCCCGGAgacatgatggtagcggcgccggtcttcacacgaacagaccggaccaaaatcccatccggaccaatcccccgtacgcaacACTGACTATcaagctacgggtaaataaagtcacagaaagccagacaTCTTAAAGATGGCAGGCGTAGacatcttgaggttgttgtgcctgAAGAAGAAGAGTATGGCTTGAGTTAGAGTACTTCCTTGACACATGGAAATGTGCCAGGATAGTGCCTATCTAAAAACCCGGAAAGTACCCCAAACTACCGATGAGTTATCGTGCGATTAGCTTGCTTCCTTGACTGGGTAAGCATTTCGAGAGGATAATTTATGGCCATCTTCAGGGCTGGACGTCAGAGCTAATTATCTTTCAATTGGAACAATTTGGTTTTTATGTGGGATATTCTACTGTCAATCAGCTCTTAAGGCTTAGACGTTGAGTGAAGaattacaaaaccaatctaaAGTACACTGCTATTGCTCTGTGTCGAAATGTCGAAAAGGATTTTGATAGTGTATGGAATGAAAGCCTGGTACACAAGTTAGTTGAATTTGGTCTTCCTACTTACATTGTGGAGATCATCAGTAGCTATATAAAACAGAGGACGTTCAGAGTGACTTTGCACTCTGTTCTATCCAATAATATCACTGCTCCAGCTGGTACAGCCTTCTGACTTCGTTGTTGTACATTTTGTACGCGACGGAGTTCCCGTCCTTTCCATGTGATGGTCAACTGTTTATTTTCGCAGATGACATAGCCATCGCAGTGATGGGAAGGAGTGTGATAGAGTTGAGGAGCAGACTGCAACGTTGCCTATATGCTCTTCTTAAATACGCTGCCGACTGAAAGATCAAGCTAAATTCAGCTAAAACCCAGGCTATGATTTTTCCTCATCGTTTGAGAAGAACTCTTGTACCTTTTTTAAATGTTGGCAACGGAAGATTTAAATATGCTCTTCTGGAGATATTTAGAAACCATCTTAGAGAGGGATCATCTCCGTTGGAAATGCTTCTACCCAAATCTTAATCACTCGAAGGTCAGTGCCGGCAGTTAGATATGCGACCCCAATATGGGTAACATACGCAAGAACTCCTCGAGGTAGCCTTCAGGTCATGTTGAACAAAATGTTAGGAATGATCACAGACACAATTCGCTTCACGCGAAATAGCGATTTCTACACCCTAGCTAGCTGGTGCAGCCCCCTCAAACGAGGTCCTGGCGGAATTACGTAGAAAATTCTACAACCGTTGCAGGAACTCTTCCTATAAACTAAT
This region of Anopheles marshallii chromosome 2, idAnoMarsDA_429_01, whole genome shotgun sequence genomic DNA includes:
- the LOC128707567 gene encoding sulfide:quinone oxidoreductase, mitochondrial, whose protein sequence is MMKILCYSARTKSLTIAMRGISTSNFLNENHKCKLLVVGGGSGGCSVAAKASNKLGEGKVIVLEPADKHYYQPMFTLIGGGIKKLEDSYRPMKTVLPALATWIKDSAIKFEPEHNTVHTSNGDKIEYEYLLVAVGLQLNYDKIPGLVEALSVPNGNVCSNYSPKYVDRTFQALQNFKGGNAVFTFPNSPVKCPGAPQKILYIAEHYFRKSNKRKNAQLQYNTALPVLFGVKHYADALWEIVKKRDINVNLRTNLVEVKPTINEAVFENLDKPEEQFTVKYEFLHVTPPMGAPDVLKACKSLVNEVGFVDVSKDTLQHQKFSNVFAIGDCSSSPNSKTAASVAAQSQVVYKNLMAAMEDKTPNHVFDGYASCPLVTGYNTCVLAEFDYSLTPLETFPLDQRKERFSMYLMKKDFMPMLYWHLLLNGLWNGPGLLRKLMHFRL